The Gemmatimonadota bacterium nucleotide sequence TCCGCCACGGACTGCGACCAGAACCCCTCGCTCGGATGGTCGTAGACGGCGACGCCGGCTTCGGTCAGGTACGTGCCGCATGCCTCGTCCAGCCCCCGGTCGTAGGCGGCTTGAAAAGTCGCTTCCTCCAGCGCACCGAACTTCCTTAGACATTCAATGGTCACCGCCATGCCGAGGGTGGCCAGCCGTGTCACGTTTCCCGCAAGTTCCGCAAATCCCGCGTCCGCCACGACCTCGCCCAGGGGCCGGTCGTCCCCGTGCGCCGGGCGTATGAGTTCGGCTTCGGGCCAGAGGGTATGGAAATGGTCCGCGGCAAAGGGCCATACCCCGTCGAAGTCTGGATGAACGACGATCAGATCGCCCATGTGGATATCCTCCGAGGTGAGAAAAACAAAATAAGTCACGAGAATGCGAAAATTACGGGCGACTAATCACTATATAGCCGGCATTCATCGAGGTGGCAACGGCAAGAGGATGACCAGCATGGTTATCCTTGAACAATCCACAACGGAGGTTTAAATTGAATAAACCACAAGTACCGGATCACACCGACGACTTCGATCACAGGATATCGGCCCTGGAGTCGGACATGGACACGATCAAATCGAATTTCGAGGGCCTGACCGCCACGCTGCAGAAATCGTTTGCCAAGGTCGAAGAAGATATTCAGGGTGTCCGGGATTTGATTGCAAAGGTAATCGTACATACCAATGAACGATTCAGATCCATGGACGACAAGATACAGTCCATGGATGCCAGGATACAATCCACTCGCGATGACCTGCAGAAAAGCTTCAGGGATGATCTGCGCGATTTCCGCAGGGAAATCAAAGAGGATGTACGAGAAATCAAAGAGGATGTTAAAGAGGATGTAAGGAACAGCGTCAACGGGTTACGGTGGACCGTTGGAATCATCGTTGCACTCGCTGTAGCGGTGATGAAATTGTTGCCGTAAGCAGATTTGGAATTTTCGACGCTGGTGATGCCCGCTCGACTCGGGTGTCGCCCGTTCGATCCGGTTTCGCTCGTCCGATTCGAGTACCGCCCGTTCGAACCGGGTACGCCCGTTTTCTCAGATGTGACATGAAATGATGCGTGACCTTTGCATACTTGCGGGAAGATGGCTTGTCTTCGCCCTGCTTCCCCTGACGCTGTCCGGATCAGTCTTCGCACAGCCCATTGAACAGATGCGATCCGACCACTTGCTGAAAGTAGACCTGCTCTACATAGGCGCCCATCCCGATGATGAAAGCGGGGTCACGGCCACTTTCGCGCGCGAGGTCCTCGACGGCGGCGCGAAGGCGGGTATCGTGCTCATCACGCGCGGCGAGGGTGGCGGCAACGCCATCGGCCGGGAGCTCGGACCCTCGCTGGGCATACTTCGCGAGGCCGAGATCCGACGGTCCGCCGCCGAGTACGGAGTGGACCTGGTCTACTTCCTGGACAAGACCGATTTCTTCTACACGCTTAGCGACCAGGCCACCTTCGACGTGTGGGGCTACGAGGACACGCTGGGCAGGGTCGTGCGGATGGTCCGCCTGCTCCGTCCGGAAGTCATCGTGACCATGTGGCCCGGCCCGGGCACCCACGGCCATCACCAGGTGGCGGCCCGGCTTGCCACGGAGGCCTTCACCGCCGCGGCCGATCCCGAACAGTTTCCGGCGCAGATCGAGGACGAGTATCTGCGCACGTGGCAGCCGGCGAAACTGTACTACAATGCCCGGCGGCTTGGTGCCGTCTTCATACCCACGGGCGACATCTCGCCCAGCCGCTTCATGAGCTACGCGGAGATCAAGTCCCTGGCCCTGCGCAACTTCCGGTCGCAGGGTTTCGACCGAAGAGCCACGGTGCCGCCGCGCGGTGCCGGGGCGGAGGCGTTCATGCTGGTCAAGTCTCTCGTGCCGCCTTCGCCGAAAGGCCTCAAGACCCTCCTTGGCGGTCTGGAGGGCCCGCGCGATCCCGGCATCGCTCTGGGTCCGCCGCCTTCGACGGAACCGCTGTCCATTGGCATGGTGCCCCGTTCGGACATCGTCCGCTACCGCCGCTGGGCCGAAGCACACCAGGTATCATGGGTCGCGGACCTGTTGCCCGCCGCGCTGTCCATCGGATCGGGCATGACCGGTGCCCTGGAGGCGAGGGTCGTCAGCCGGATCCCCGAAGGCGCATCGGGCCGGGTAAGGCTCGATCTTCCCGAAGGGTGGGCGGGCGGCCCCCTGCAGGCGGACTACGAGGTACCGGGACGCGGCGAGACGACGGTCTCCTTCACCGTACGCGTGCCGGATGATGTCGTGCAGGGCAGCTACCCGGTGCGGCTGTCGGCCGACCAGGCGGAAGGTTCGGGTCCGGCCGGCCAGACCGTTGACGGCAGCGGCATGATCGACGTGCTGCCGGTCATGGATCTCGCGCCCGCGGCGGGTCCCGTGGAGATCGACGGTGATCTCGCAGACTGGGCGGGGATCGAGCCCCATGCCATCCCGTCGGACCACATCTGGTCGGGTTCCCTGCCGGGTGGCGACGACGACTGCAGCGCGGTCTTCCGCGCAGCCTACGACCAGACGAACCTGTACGTCGCCGTGGACGTGCGGGACGACGCGGTGGTCTGCAACATCGCGCCGGACGACATCAAGGGCCACTGGCGGTCCGATGCTGTGGAAATCTGCGTCGACCCCTCCGGCCGGAGCGACAACACGCTGTCGGTCTTCAAGGCGGGCATCTTTCCCGGCACCACGGCGGGACGCGAACCCAGGGCGGCAAGGGACGCCGACGCGCATCAGGGTGTGATCGAGAAGACGGCGCCGGGCATGCGGGTGGCGTCCAGGTTCGCCGCGACCGGCTACGTGATCGAGACCGCCATCCCCTGGGCCGACATGCCGGGTGGCGCGCCGCCGCAGATTGGCGAGACCATCGGCTTCAACGTGGTGATCTACGACGGCGACGAGACCGATGCCGGTCCCGGGGCCAACATCGGCAAGGCCCGCCTGGCCTGGTCCTACCGACCGTCCGCCCAGGCCCTGCCTTACTACTACGGCCGGGCCGTGGTCCGGTAGGCCGCCCATTCGACTGGCCGCCCATTCGACTGGGCGCCCATTCGACAGGCCGCCCATTCGATTGGCCGCCCGCCCACCGAGAAGGGAATCGCATTGAACCGCGACGACGCGCTCGCATTGCTGCACGAACACACGAAGACGGACAGCCTGCGGAAGCACGCCCTGGGCGTGGAGGCCGCCATGCGCCACTACGCCAGGAAGTACGTCGAGGACGAGGAGAAATGGGGCATCGTGGGCCTGCTGCACGACTTCGACTACGAAGCCACGCCCGACCCCGAGGACCATCCCATGCGCGGGGCGAAAATCCTGGAGGAGCAGGGCTATCCCGAGGACGTCATCTACGCCATCAAGTCCCACGCCACCTACCTCGGCCTCGAACGGCGCAGCCTGATGGACAAGACGCTCTTCGCCGTGGATGAACTCGTGGGGTTCATCACCGCGGTCGCCCTCGTGCGTCCCTCCGGAAGCGTGCACGAGGTGAGGGTGAAATCCGTGCGCAAGAAGATGAAGGCCATCGCCTTCGCCCGGGCCGTTTCCCGCGAGGACATCGTCGAAGGGGCCGAAAGTCTCGGCCTCGATCTGGGCGATCACATCGCCAACGTCATCGAGGCCATGCAGGGCGAAGCCGCCGCGCTGGGTCTCGCCGGTTCCTAGCCGGCTTCCGGCCTGCTCCTAGCCTGCCGTGGACCGTTCCTCTCCAGCCGGTCAGACTGCCCATATACCCACAATAGTTTTTTTCTTACGAGATATCCGAACTCGATTTCGGCTATTCATTATACAAGGGGTCTGCAACCTGAGGGATTGTACACCCGGTTCTTCAGTCTATTTACCGTCACCATCATGGAGAAACGATGGAACGTAAGGATTGGGTAATGCTCGGTGGTTTTGTCGGAACGATTTTGACGATCATTGTCGTCTTCTTCGCTGGATTGCAGACCATGAACAGTCGTTTCGAGGCGGTAGATCGTCGTTTCGAGGCGGTAGATCGTCGTTTCGTGGCGATTGAAAACCGACTGTTATCTATTGAGGAACATCTCAGGGGTTCCGATGCTTCCATTGATGACGCCGCATCGGCCAATAGGGAGTCAATACCGTAGTTTCATCCTGTTGAACAAGATCGTAGACCTGGAGGCTAAAATTGACTGCAACATCCCGTGACAACTGGACATTCGGCGCACAGATTGCAACCGCAGTCGGGATGTTCCTGGTGACACTCGGAATCCTCTTTATCGCGACGCTCACTTACCTGGATCGGGAAGACAAGGAGTTCAGGGATGAGGTAAGATCGGAGCTGAAGGAGATGCGCACCGAGTTTGTCGCTCTGCGTACCGAGTTCTCATCCATGAGATCCGAGATACATGATATGAATACGCGTCTCGGACGGGTTGAAGGTTACCTGAGGGTGTCCGGAGGGGATTGATTCGATCCCCTGATTGGCCATCCACACCGTGGGGCCACTGCCCCAAACCCGTTGACGTCCGGGTGATTTAGGTGTAGTTTTCAGGGTCCGTTCAGCCACCCTTCTACCCGTTTGTAACGCGGACTTACCGGTCATGGATGCTGGCAAGGAATCCCTTGAAACGGCCCGGAAAGCATGGGAAGAGCAGAAGTTGAAGCCGGCGCTGGAGCGGCTGCCCGAACGCAGCGACCGTTTCGAGACCGGCTCCGGCATTCCCGTGAAGCGGCTGTACACGCCCGAGGACACGGCAAACATCGATCCGGATGCCGATATCGGAATGCCGGGGGAGTATCCCTTTACGCGGGGCATCCGCCCGACCATGTACCGCGGTCGGCTCTGGACGATGCGGCAATACGCGGGATTCGGTTCGGCCGAAGAGACCAACGCCCGTTACCGGTACCTCCTGTCCCAGGGCCAGACCGGGCTTTCCGTGGCCTTCGACCTGCCCACCCAGATCGGCTATGATTCCGATCATCCCGTGGTGGCCGGGGAGGTTGGCCGCACGGGCGTGGCGATATCCACGATCGACGACATGCGGACCCTCTTCGATGAAATCCCGCAGGAGTCGGTCAGCACTTCACTCACCATCAACGCCACGGCCACGGTGCTTGTGGCGCTCTACGCGGCCGTGGCCGAAGAGCGCGGCGTACCGCTGGAGCGGCTCGCGGGTACGGTCCAGAACGACATCCTGAAGGAATACATCGCGCGGGGCACCTTCATCTACCCGCCTGGTCCCTCCCTGCGCCTGGCCACCGACCTGATCCGGTTCTGCGCCGGCAGCATGCCGAAATGGAACCCTATCAGCATCAGCGGGTACCACATAAGGGAAGCGGGCGCCACGGCCGTGCAGGAGGTCGCCTTCACCCTCGCCAACGGGCTGGGGTACGTGAAGGCGGTCACGGACGCCGGGATGGACGTGGACGCCTTCGCGCCCCAGCTCTCCTTCTTCTTCAACGCCCACAACCAGTTCTTCGAAGAGGTGGCCAAGTTCCGCGCGGCCCGGCGGCTCTGGGCCCGGCTCATGCGGGAAAGGGTGGGGGCGAAGAACCCCCGGTCCTGGCAGCTCAGGTTTCACACACAGACCGGCGGATCGACGCTGACCGCGCAGCAGCCGGAGAACAACGTCGTGCGGGTGGCGCTGCAGGCCCTGGCGGCGGTGTGCGGCGGCACACAGTCCCTCCATACCAACAGTCTCGACGAAGCGCTCGCCCTGCCCTCCGAATCGGCGGCGACCCTGGCCCTGAGGACGCAGCAGGTCATCGCCCACGAGACCGGGGCGGCCGACACGGTGGACCCCTTTGCCGGGTCCTATTTCGTGGAAGCGCTGACCGGCGAGATCGAGGCGGCGGCGAGGGCGCATCTGGAACGCATCGACGGTTACGGCGGCGCCCTGGGGGCCATCGAGGCGGGTTATCCCCAGGAGGAGATCAGCCGCAGCGCCTATGCCTGCCAGATGGCCGTCGAACGGGAAGAACAAGTCATCGTGGGGGTGAACCGCTTTACCGGCGATGATGAGGAGGGGCCGGCGCCTTTTCCAATCGATCCCGCCATCGAAGCACGCCAGGTGGAACGGGTGCGCGCTTTCAGGAAGGAGCGGGACGGGCGGGCCTCGGCACGGGCGCTCGAGGCGCTCGAATCGTCGGCCCGCACGCAGGACAACCTGATGCCGCTGATCATCGATGCCGTGCGCGGGCGGGCCACCCTGGGCGAGATCTGCGATACGCTCCGCGACGTCTTCGGAGAATACCGGCGCCCAGAGCGGTTTTGAGCCACGGCCGTGTCGCGACGCCGGCGCGTCCCGAGCGGTTTTGAGCCACGGCCGTGTCGCGACGCCGGCGCGTCCCGAGCGGTTTTTAGCCACGGCCGTGTCGCGACGCCGGCGCGTCCCGAGCGGTTTTAAGGCGGCCCGCTACACTGCCGGCCACATGAAGGAGATGTCGAATACCATGTCGAAGGACCTGCCTGAAAAGTCCGCCCGCGTCGCCCACATCGGGATCGCCGTGCGCGATCTGGACGAAGCGCTTCGCCTGTACCACGAGGCCCTCGGGCTGCCGCTGCTCGGCCGGGAGTCCGTGGAGAGCGACGGCGTCAACGTGGCCTTCCTTCCCGCTGGAGACACCGAGCTGGAGCTCTTGGAGGCGACGGCCCCGGAGAGTCCGGTGGCCCGTTTCATCGAGAAGCACGGGGAGGGCATCCACCATATCGCCCTGGAAGTCGACGACGTGGCGGAATCGCTGAAGAACTTGCGCGACCGCGGGTACCGGCTGATCGACGAGGAACCGCGCATCGGGGCGGGAGGCGTCCGGGTCGCCTTCGTGCATCCACGGAGCACAAGCGGCGTACTGATCGAACTGTGTGAGAAGGGCGGGGACGGCAGGCCGCGACAGCCGTAACTTTTACTTGACAACGTGCGACAGCCTTTCTTATTTAGTTAGAATTGAAACTACAGGTTGAAGTTATGTACAACAATGTCCGTTAGCGCCCGCTCGGTGGATTCCGTTTCACCCGCGTATGATCCGTATTACGTCATTTCGGCAGGCACTCGGCTACGTGGTCGCGCTGGCGATGTGCGTATCCGGCGTACTGGTCCTGACCGGCACTATCCTGCGGGTGTTCATTCAGACGGAACAATTGAGACTGGTTTTCGGCAGCGTGCTCATTCTCTATGGGATCTTCCGGTTCGTGTCCGCCTATTTCACGGATAAGCGGAACGAGGAGACCCGCTCCATCCTTGAGGACGATTCATGGCGAGGTTCGGGGTCCACTTCCGGTTAGCGTTTTCCGGTGCGGCCCTGTTGTTTTTCATGACGGGCTGCGGCCAACCCGACGAAACGGCCACCCGGGGTTACCTCAAGGTGTCCAGCGCCGAGGTCGCCTTCCCGTACATCGAGAGTTCTGCGGTCAAGTACGCGCAGGTCTACAACGAAGCCTTCGTCGATGTGGGCAAGACGACCTCCCGTGAAGCGCTGGTCGACCTTTCCGAGGGACGAAGCCGCCTGGCGGTGTTATCCCGTGAACCCAACGAATCCGAGGTCGAAGCGCTCTCGGCCGGCGAAGCGGACTTCATTACACGGACCGTCGCCCACGACGCGCTGGCGGTTATCGTCCACGGCGACAATCCCGTCGAAGACCTGACGGTGGGGCAGTTGCGGGACATCTACACCGGGAAGATCACCAACTGGCGTGAACTGGGGGGGAAGGACATGGCGATCCGCCCCCTGGTCCGCGATCGGAATTCCGGCACGTACGAGGTCTTCGAGGACGTGGTGCTCGAAGGCGCGGAATACGGCGCCAACGTGTATCCCTGCAGCACGATGGCCGCTCTGGCAAGCATCGCGGGCGCCTATCCCGGCACGATCGGGATCACGGGGCTTCTGATCACGAACGACGTCCAGACGATGGCCTATTACAAGACGATCCGGATCGCCGAGGATGAAGGCGGTCCCTATCTGCTGCCCACGCAGCATAAGTTGCTTCAGGAGTTGTATCCGCTCCGGCGGCCCCTGGTGCTGTGCTACTTCAAGCGGTCGTCGCTGGAAGTCAACCTGGTATCTGGATTCGTAACCTTTCTCACGGCGGTCAAGGGACAGCAGATCGCCATAGACGAAGGCGTCGTGCCGGCGACCATGCCGGTCCGGACGGTCAAACTGCAGTAACAAGGCTCGCAAGAGCATCGGGAGGTATCCAACATGTGGATCGCAGGTGTGAACCGCAGGATAGGCAAAAGCGCTCTGTTCGTACTCGGCGCGCTGCTGCTGGCCGGCCTGGCCGGTACGCCGGCCGTGGCAGGCGCGCAGAGCGTGGATGCCGCCCGGGCGGTCTACGACAGCGGGAATTACGACGATACCGTTGCCATACTCCGGGACGTACTCAGCAACGGGAAGAAGAACACGGACGCCCACTACCTGCTCGGCCTGGCGCTCAAGCGGCAGGGCCACCTCGACGAGGCGTACTCCGAATTCCTGATCGCCGTCGACCAGCAGAAGAAGAACCACGACGCCCGCTTCGAACTGAGCCTGCAGGAGATCCGCACGGGCCGGTTCGAGGACGCGCAGAAGTCGATCGAGGAAGGCCTGAAGCGCACCAAGGATAAGGACGCGCGGTTCTTCTACGCCCAGGGCCAACTTGCCATCGCGCAGGAGGATCTGCGTACCGCCGAGGTGCAATTTACCAGGGCGCGCAGCATCGATGCGCAGAACCCGCTGTACGTACGGGGATTGGGTGACGTCTACGAGGCGCGGAACGTCTGGGGACTGGCGATTACCAACTACCGGCAGGCCCTCGCCATGCAGCCCGATTCCCCGGACGCCGCCATGATCCACTACCGGATCGGCCAGTTGCACTTCAAGGCGCGCCAGTGGAACGAATCCTACGCCGCATTCCAGCAAGCGACGGAATTCGATCCCAATCTGGAAGACGCCTGGTACCAGCAGGGGTACATCCAGTACGTGGCTGAACGCTATCCCCTCGTCGTCGAACCGATGGAGAGATTCGTGGCGCTGGACCAGACCAATGCCGAAGCCTATTACATGCTGGCCGAGTCCTTCAACAAGACGCAGCGGATCAAGATGGCCGTGCCCCACTACATGAAGACCATCGAGCTGGACCCGGACCGGATCGAAGCCTATCTGCCGATGGGGGACGGGCTGGTCGCCGACGGCCGGTACATGGAGGCGGTAAACGCCTACAAGGAAGCCGTGATGCAGAACGCGGACAACGCGGAGCTGCATTTCAGCCTGGGCTGGGTACAGACGCAGCCGGAGGTCGGACAGTACGACGAGGGCATAGTCAACCTGAAGAAGTCCATTGAACTGGACGGCTCGTCGGAGAAGCCCTACATCCAGCTGGCGCTGGTCTATTTCGACCAGGAAAAGTACGAGGAGGCCATTCCGGTCCTCGAAGAGGCCATCAAGGTCAATCCCACCGACCAGAACCCCTATGCGTACTACGGACGCTCTTACATCGCGCAGGGACAGTACGCGCAAGCCGTGACGGCCGTCAAAGCCGTGCTGGAACCGGCGATTCAGGCGGTGGAGGACGAACGGACCCGGATAACGCTGAGTAACGTGTACTACAACCTCGGCAGGGAGATCTATGGCGCCTCCCGCGAGGCAGAGCGCGACCAGAGACCGGCGATCTACGCGGCTTCGCTGGATATGTACCGGGCCAAGGTCGCCCACGACAACACGGACTATTTCGCCTTTCTGAACATGGGTATCACGGGCCTGGTGGCCCAGGACGGCGCGGTGGCCCGGGACGCCCTGCTCCAGGCCCTGGACCTGCGGACCGCAGAGGCCGAGGAGGATCCGACGACCATTCTGCAGCCGCTGAAATACCTGGGAACGGCCTATCTCATCCTGGAGGATTACGGCAACGCGCGCACGACGTTCCAACGCGTGCTTGAAATCGATCCCACGGATCACGAGGCCTACTATCGGCTGGGGTTCGACCGGGTACTGAACGAGGACTGGGGCGGC carries:
- a CDS encoding HDIG domain-containing protein produces the protein MNRDDALALLHEHTKTDSLRKHALGVEAAMRHYARKYVEDEEKWGIVGLLHDFDYEATPDPEDHPMRGAKILEEQGYPEDVIYAIKSHATYLGLERRSLMDKTLFAVDELVGFITAVALVRPSGSVHEVRVKSVRKKMKAIAFARAVSREDIVEGAESLGLDLGDHIANVIEAMQGEAAALGLAGS
- a CDS encoding tetratricopeptide repeat protein yields the protein MWIAGVNRRIGKSALFVLGALLLAGLAGTPAVAGAQSVDAARAVYDSGNYDDTVAILRDVLSNGKKNTDAHYLLGLALKRQGHLDEAYSEFLIAVDQQKKNHDARFELSLQEIRTGRFEDAQKSIEEGLKRTKDKDARFFYAQGQLAIAQEDLRTAEVQFTRARSIDAQNPLYVRGLGDVYEARNVWGLAITNYRQALAMQPDSPDAAMIHYRIGQLHFKARQWNESYAAFQQATEFDPNLEDAWYQQGYIQYVAERYPLVVEPMERFVALDQTNAEAYYMLAESFNKTQRIKMAVPHYMKTIELDPDRIEAYLPMGDGLVADGRYMEAVNAYKEAVMQNADNAELHFSLGWVQTQPEVGQYDEGIVNLKKSIELDGSSEKPYIQLALVYFDQEKYEEAIPVLEEAIKVNPTDQNPYAYYGRSYIAQGQYAQAVTAVKAVLEPAIQAVEDERTRITLSNVYYNLGREIYGASREAERDQRPAIYAASLDMYRAKVAHDNTDYFAFLNMGITGLVAQDGAVARDALLQALDLRTAEAEEDPTTILQPLKYLGTAYLILEDYGNARTTFQRVLEIDPTDHEAYYRLGFDRVLNEDWGGAIGRLRKAIELKPDEASYHLLLAQAYTNSQQLAPAIRHYRECLKLDPNNGRAREQLNTVQAIYEQLQGD
- the mce gene encoding methylmalonyl-CoA epimerase is translated as MSKDLPEKSARVAHIGIAVRDLDEALRLYHEALGLPLLGRESVESDGVNVAFLPAGDTELELLEATAPESPVARFIEKHGEGIHHIALEVDDVAESLKNLRDRGYRLIDEEPRIGAGGVRVAFVHPRSTSGVLIELCEKGGDGRPRQP
- a CDS encoding methylmalonyl-CoA mutase, producing MDAGKESLETARKAWEEQKLKPALERLPERSDRFETGSGIPVKRLYTPEDTANIDPDADIGMPGEYPFTRGIRPTMYRGRLWTMRQYAGFGSAEETNARYRYLLSQGQTGLSVAFDLPTQIGYDSDHPVVAGEVGRTGVAISTIDDMRTLFDEIPQESVSTSLTINATATVLVALYAAVAEERGVPLERLAGTVQNDILKEYIARGTFIYPPGPSLRLATDLIRFCAGSMPKWNPISISGYHIREAGATAVQEVAFTLANGLGYVKAVTDAGMDVDAFAPQLSFFFNAHNQFFEEVAKFRAARRLWARLMRERVGAKNPRSWQLRFHTQTGGSTLTAQQPENNVVRVALQALAAVCGGTQSLHTNSLDEALALPSESAATLALRTQQVIAHETGAADTVDPFAGSYFVEALTGEIEAAARAHLERIDGYGGALGAIEAGYPQEEISRSAYACQMAVEREEQVIVGVNRFTGDDEEGPAPFPIDPAIEARQVERVRAFRKERDGRASARALEALESSARTQDNLMPLIIDAVRGRATLGEICDTLRDVFGEYRRPERF